In Candidatus Margulisiibacteriota bacterium, the sequence TAGATGAAAGGTCAAGTTTTACCTTTGTGGCCCCTGCCGTTACCGCTCCGACAAAGTATCTTCCGCTTCTGTCGGTCACAACGGTCCTGCTGCCGACCAGGATCCTGGCGCCGGGGATGCCTTTTTCTCCTTCGCTGAAAATGCCGTCGCCGTTCTGGTCGACAAAAACATGGCCGCTGACATAAGACAGGCCTTTCCATTTGGACCCGGTGTCAAACAATACCTTTAGCCCAAAACTGACATGGTTCTCGCACCTGTCCGCTGTGCTGCCTCCGGTTCCGATATAGTTGGCCACCTTGCCCCTGACATAGGCTTTTGCTCTTTGATCAAGCTCATAGCCCAGTTCCGCATCAGCCCACATCTCGGTAAGTCCTGTTCCCGAGGCAGAAGTGCTGTTGTAATACTGTGAATTGACGGAAGTATATAAAGGGGTCCTTCCAAGCTTTGAATTGTAGTTGAGCAGCATCCTTATGAAATTGGTATTCTCCTGGCTTAGGTTGTACAACAGGGTCCTGGTTTCCCATCCTCTTTCTATATTCAGAGAAAGCGCCTGGGAAACTCCGAGCCTCAATCCCATCAGCATTCTGTCATTGACATAATCGGATTCAACCGTATTGGACTGGGTAAATTTGGTCGGCTCATACCTTGCATATACAGTATTTGGGACTATAAAGTTAAAGTCATGGGACAACTGTGTGATAGAGCCCTCGCCTATGCCGCCGCTGGCAAAGCCTCTTCTGTCCTCTTTCCACGGAGAATATGTGAACACGGTCCCGGAACCGGCCCTTACCCTGAGGCTCCCCTTGACATCCGAATTGTAGAAAGTGCTGGACGGCCCCTGAAGATAAGTATTGATGTACCTGTCAGAGGAAAAGCCGATATCTACATTGGAAAGCGGACGGTAGGAACCCGACAGGTAGAACCCGTCGGTACCCCTCCAGTTAACGGAGTCAGAAGGCGTAATGTAGTCCGCTCCTATGCTCCTGTAGGTCCCCTTCAGGTAAAGGTTGTCCCCCGTATAGGCAGCCTCGGCCTTGTAAGCTCCGCCGCCGGAAGCCGCATTCGCAGCTTCACCTTGAAGGGTAAGCCGGTCAAAAGGCCGGTACATTGCTCCCAGCGCAAGTATGTTGGACCCCTGCCCGGTGACCTCCTGCGAAGATGTTACGGCCGAAAGACTGAAGTTCAGGTTTCTTCTCGGGCGCACCAAAAGTTTTACCGCACCAAAGGTCTGTTTGGGCCGTGAATCGTTCCAGACCGATTTTCCCCAGAGCCCGTTGGCGCTGGCCCCTGTTGCCGCGGTCAGTTCAAAGTACTCGTTGGGAGTAAGATTGTAGTAAAGTCCCTGATAGTTGAGGAACGGCAGCGTCAGCTCGGACAGGTCGGCAAAAGAATCGCCCAGGTTAAAATAATACTTTTCTGTTTTGAACCCAAGCGCCATCTTCGTAATGCCGTAACGACCGTTGTAGCCTTCGTACTGTATGTATGAATTAGTCATGCCAAGCGGAGTTTGACCCGAAGCGTTCAACTGATGGAACAGTCCGCTGTAGCTCCACCGGTTAAAATCGTATTGCGACACCGAAGAGCCGTTGTAGGTAAAAAAGTTGTACCCGAACTTCAGGCTTTCTTCATCAGTCTTTGATAAGGAACCTTCATCTTGAACAGCGGGAGCCGGATAGGACACATTGACCTTGATAGCTGCTTTTTCCCCCGAATAGTTCCAAAATATCAGGAAGGTGGAGCCTCTGGACACACCGGTCACCGAATATGCCCTGTCAGAAAGCTTTTTTACCTGGGCGACATCCGGATTCAAACTTATGACTTTGTCAAGCTCAAAAAAGGAGTATTCCTTTGTTTCGGCTATGTTTATCGCAATATCAAGATGCGCAGCAGCGCCCGCCCCGTAAAACGCGGCAGATATTAACAAAACCGTTAAGAACAAAAAAAACTTCTTCATTTTTCCAGTTATCCTCAGCGTCCCAAAAAAACATCCTTTACCTGATCAATATATTCCCGGTACCTAAAAGGCTGCCGGAAGCGTCTTCCAGCATTACTTTAACCGCATAAGTTCCTTTTGCAAGTTTGCCGGTCCAGTTATAGCCGAACGCCCTGCTTAAGGAGGGCTGTATCTTAACGGGCCCGATCTTGAAGGTCTTTACCGCAGAGCCCTTGGGCCCGTAGACCTCTACCCTTCCCGAAACGGAAGTTGTGACATTCCCTTTGTTGACATAAACGAACGAGACCTTATTTGTCCTGCCGGGAGTAAGCTTAATGCTGGAAAGCTGCCCTCCCGCCCTGACAACAATTTCTTTTTCCGCCACTGTCGGAAGCCCTGCCCCGTAATCAATTGAGGTAAGCACTTTATAGGTCCCCTGGCCAAGCATGCCGAACCATACCGCTTTTGCAGGCGCGATGTCTCCGGGAAGCAGGTAAAACTTGGGAATGCCCACCCTGCCGTAGATCTTGCCGTCTTTGTCCATTATCACCGAGGTCCCTTCGGCAGAGAGGATGGCGCTGCCCTCGTTTTTAACCATAAGTTTAATATTAAGCGGCCTGTCCTCATCCGGCTTTGACACGATGTACTCCGTGGCCGAGACCTCCCTGTGCGAAGCCCCTTTTACGTTAAGATAGACAATCGTTCCTATCCTGCCCGCAAGGATCACCTTGGAACCTAAAGAGCTTGAGGTCCCCTGCACGCTGGATTCAAAAAAGATCACAGAATTGTAGCCGCCCGAAGCCCCATCCGGAACGGTGATGCTGTACTGGACCTGCCGGGAACTTCCGCCGGCAAGAGTGAACTCTTTGGGGTATATCGAGATCCATCCGGAACAGGAAAATTTTGTAGTGCCGGCCCTTTTGAATTCTTTGCTCCTGTCGGCTGCAAAGGTCCAATCCTCGGCATACGCTTTTACTGTTATCGGCTCATCTCCCCTGTTCTCGACAAAAATAGTGCCTCCCGCCGCCGAGTTTGCAGGGGACTGCACCCAGACGCTTGGAGGATCTATGTTTATAGAAAAGCCAAAGGAAGCCGCCTGCATAAGCATCGCTAAAGCAAGTATCGCTGTGGTCTTTTTCAAGCTCCATCCCTCCTTATTGTGTTACGGTATAGCGAACAGTGGTCGTATAGGTCCCCGCTGTCTGGCTTGACGGCATCGACATCCCCCATTTGAACTGTATCTCGGTGCCCGCGGGAAGGTTATTGTTGTCATCATAAGAAGGCTCTTTGCCGGAGGTGTAGACAAGTTCGTCTATGGTAGAAAAGTTAACATATCCCAGTATCGCAGGATGGTTGAGACCCGCTCCAAGATTGGTATAAGGAGCGTTCTTGTTGCCCGCGTAGGTGGACATCCACCTGAAGTTATCGTTGGGAATGGTGACCGACGGAAAAGCGCTGTTTGTAAGGGCCTGGAGCACGCTTATCTTTACTTCCCAGGGAGAGGCTGTGTCAGAGATTACGACAAGCGTATCGTGGTCCCTGGTAAGGGGGGCTTCCAGCCACGAGCCGGGAGCAACCGTCCCAAAACTTATGGAAGAGGTATCGATCGATACGCTGAGCGCCTGCCCCATCCCGGAGGATAAGATAAGTAGCAACAGGCTTATGAGTATTTTTTTTATCACTTCTGCGCCTTCCGCATAACCCTATATCATTCCGTCATCGTGAACTTGACGGTGGTCATATAATAGCCCGGGGCCTGGTTTTCGGGCACTGCCAGTTTGAACTTGAAATGGTTGGAGGTGCCGTTCGGCAGGTTGTTCTCTTCCCCGGCCGCGCTGGCATACACTATCTTTGGGGCAGTCGACATCTGGTCGTTGGCGGTGCCGTACCACTTGCCCGCGCCGCCGGTCCAGCCGGTCCAATAAAAATTGCTGTTTGGAATGATGTAATTGGCCGAGTTGAACGGGGAATCGTTGCTGAGCTTAAGGTACCAGGGTTTTCCGCTGTTGGTCTTGGCCACAACATTTACCGCGGATGCGGGGATGTTCCACTTGGTCTCCCCGGGCCTCATCCTGCCAAAGTCTATCACGCCCTGGTCTATGCTCAACTCAAAGACCGAGGTTACAGTGACCGTAAAGGTCGTCTGCTGTGTTGCGCTCAGCGCCCACGACGCCCCTGTCAAAAAGATAACTACCGCCGATCCAGCTAACAGTTTTTTTATCATTCTTTTTCTCCTTTTTCCCGTTGTTTATTATTCCGTCATCGTGTAGCGTATCACCGTCGTGTAAGCCCCCCCCAACGGGGCGGGGTCGCTGGGCACCTGGAGAGAATACTTGAACTGGATCTCGGTCCCTTCGGGAAGATTGCTGTTATCGTTAAGCAAAGGGTTGGTCCCCGAGGTATAAACCAGTTCGTCCGAGGTCGCGAGCTCAATATAGCCCTCGGCCGGTTTATGCCTGAGTCCGCTGCTCATGTCCTGATAAGGAGAGGCCGCATTGCCCGCGTAGGTGGACATCCATCTCAGGTTAGAGAGCGGGATACTGTCATCGGAAGAAGAAAGCGGCCCGTCGGCCCTGATCATTACCTGCCAGGGGTTGCCGGTGTTGGATTTGCACACGGCACGGTTGGCGTATCCTGCCCCCGACGGGACCTCTTTCCATTCTCCGTATCTTACCGATCCAAAATCTACCGAATATGGATCAAGATTGAGGCTGAACACCGAAGGCACCGTTACGGAAACCGAAAGGTCCCCGGTGCTGGAAGCCGCGCTCATGTCTTTGATCAAAGACGCTGACATCATTATAATGATCGCTCCTGCAAGGAGCAGTTTTTTGCGCGCGACAGCCATTCAAGCCCCTT encodes:
- a CDS encoding pilus assembly protein N-terminal domain-containing protein yields the protein MKKFFLFLTVLLISAAFYGAGAAAHLDIAINIAETKEYSFFELDKVISLNPDVAQVKKLSDRAYSVTGVSRGSTFLIFWNYSGEKAAIKVNVSYPAPAVQDEGSLSKTDEESLKFGYNFFTYNGSSVSQYDFNRWSYSGLFHQLNASGQTPLGMTNSYIQYEGYNGRYGITKMALGFKTEKYYFNLGDSFADLSELTLPFLNYQGLYYNLTPNEYFELTAATGASANGLWGKSVWNDSRPKQTFGAVKLLVRPRRNLNFSLSAVTSSQEVTGQGSNILALGAMYRPFDRLTLQGEAANAASGGGAYKAEAAYTGDNLYLKGTYRSIGADYITPSDSVNWRGTDGFYLSGSYRPLSNVDIGFSSDRYINTYLQGPSSTFYNSDVKGSLRVRAGSGTVFTYSPWKEDRRGFASGGIGEGSITQLSHDFNFIVPNTVYARYEPTKFTQSNTVESDYVNDRMLMGLRLGVSQALSLNIERGWETRTLLYNLSQENTNFIRMLLNYNSKLGRTPLYTSVNSQYYNSTSASGTGLTEMWADAELGYELDQRAKAYVRGKVANYIGTGGSTADRCENHVSFGLKVLFDTGSKWKGLSYVSGHVFVDQNGDGIFSEGEKGIPGARILVGSRTVVTDRSGRYFVGAVTAGATKVKLDLSS